Proteins from a genomic interval of Benincasa hispida cultivar B227 chromosome 7, ASM972705v1, whole genome shotgun sequence:
- the LOC120081176 gene encoding 17.6 kDa class I heat shock protein 3-like has translation MALIPSIFGGRRSNVFDPFSLDVWDPFEGFPFSSSLANLPSSARETSAFANTRIDWKETPEAHIFKADLPGIKKEEVKVEVEEGQVLQISGERSKEQEEKNDKWHRIERSSGKFSRRFRLPENAKVEEVKANMENGVLTVTVPKMVEKKPEIKSIDISG, from the coding sequence ATGGCTCTGATTCCAAGCATTTTCGGTGGCCGCCGGAGCAACGTCTTCGACCCCTTTTCATTGGACGTTTGGGATCCCTTCGAAGGATTCCCATTTTCAAGCTCATTGGCCAACCTCCCTTCCTCTGCTCGTGAGACCTCTGCTTTTGCCAACACTCGCATCGACTGGAAAGAAACCCCAGAAGCCCACATCTTCAAGGCCGATCTTCCTGGAATCAAAAAGGAAGAAGTCAAAGTTGAAGTGGAAGAGGGCCAAGTGCTGCAAATCAGTGGGGAGAGAAGCAAAGAGCAAGAGGAGAAGAACGACAAATGGCATAGAATCGAACGAAGCAGTGGGAAGTTCTCGAGGAGATTCAGGCTGCCGGAGAATGCTAAAGTTGAGGAGGTGAAGGCCAACATGGAGAATGGAGTGCTGACTGTGACAGTGCCCAAAATGGTGGAGAAGAAGCCAGAAATCAAGTCGATCGACATCTCTGGCTAG
- the LOC120081026 gene encoding uncharacterized protein LOC120081026, whose amino-acid sequence MFKKTVFGRFVDIELGFNIPLIHHMLLREVKKSGVDSISFFFRGKVVTFSKDDFLLITGLWRFPTQVVRSEKSSQELFTRYFGNRSILDAFHLNLLEEEYKKLVFENDNDAVKITLVYYTEVAMIGKNKQKNVVDGTLFDDVEDIDYYNNLDWGTIIWQRTLDALKTALDDKVGLYKESVRGNKNYVVKDSLHGFSQAFQVDVP is encoded by the coding sequence ATGTTCAAGAAAACAGTTTTTGGTCGCTTTGTAGACATTGAACTTGGATTCAACATCCCACTAATCCACCATATGTTATTGAGGGAAGTGAAGAAGTCAGGAGTGGACTCGATTAGTTTCTTTTTCAGAGGAAAGGTCGTCACATTTTCGAAGGACGATTTTTTATTGATCACTGGTTTGTGGCGGTTTCCTACGCAAGTTGTAAGGAGTGAGAAGTCCTCACAAGAGCTTTTTACGAGGTACTTTGGTAATCGGTCGATCTTAGACGCATTCCACTTAAatttacttgaagaagaatACAAAAAATTGGTATTTGAAAATGACAATGATGCTGTGAAAATTACCCTAGTATATTACACAGAGGTTGCAATGATAGGTAAAAACAAGCAAAAGAATGTTGTCGATGGTACTCTATTTGATGACGTTGAAGACATAGATTACTACAACAATCTTGATTGGGGTACAATTATTTGGCAGAGGACACTCGACGCCCTGAAGACCGCACTGGACGACAAAGTTGGTTTATACAAGGAGAGTGTGaggggaaataaaaattatgttgtgAAGGACTCGCTCCATGGATTTTCCCAAGCATTTCAGGTAGATGTTCCTTAA